One Desulfobacterales bacterium genomic region harbors:
- a CDS encoding TIGR01777 family oxidoreductase: MKILITGGLGFVGANLSDYLLDKDHSVVAIGRAADQNRITADRYHYISADTTQPGDWQKAVSDVDLVVNLAGKSIFKRWSESYKKQIYDSRILTTRNVVDALPSDKEVVLCSASGAGYYGNRGDDTLKEDETPGNDFLASVSIDWEAEALRATEKGVRVALMRFGVILGKGGGALSKMIPAFKSFVGGPIGSGAQWFPWMHLTDLMAAIVFIAEQPGVNGPLNFCAPNPITNRELAKTLGEVLGRPAFMPAPAFIIRTVLGEFGNVLLDSQRTIPDKLLNHGFKFEYPDIKSAIQAVVAG, from the coding sequence ATGAAGATACTGATCACGGGTGGCCTGGGATTCGTAGGCGCCAACCTTTCTGATTATCTCCTTGATAAAGACCACTCCGTTGTGGCAATTGGACGCGCAGCAGATCAAAATCGGATAACCGCCGACAGGTATCACTATATTTCAGCAGACACCACCCAGCCGGGTGACTGGCAAAAAGCGGTAAGTGATGTCGATCTAGTGGTGAATCTGGCCGGAAAATCCATTTTTAAACGCTGGAGTGAAAGTTATAAAAAACAAATTTATGACAGCCGCATTCTGACCACCCGCAATGTGGTCGATGCCCTGCCGTCTGATAAAGAAGTGGTCCTTTGCAGTGCCTCCGGGGCGGGATATTACGGCAACCGTGGTGATGACACCTTAAAAGAAGACGAAACACCCGGGAATGATTTTTTAGCGTCGGTATCCATCGACTGGGAAGCCGAAGCTTTGCGGGCGACGGAAAAGGGCGTCAGGGTGGCGTTGATGCGATTTGGTGTGATTTTGGGAAAAGGCGGCGGCGCACTTTCTAAAATGATCCCGGCATTTAAATCTTTTGTGGGCGGACCCATCGGCAGTGGCGCACAATGGTTTCCCTGGATGCATTTAACGGATTTGATGGCAGCAATCGTGTTTATCGCCGAACAGCCCGGAGTCAACGGACCGCTTAACTTTTGTGCCCCCAATCCCATAACCAACCGCGAGCTGGCCAAAACGCTGGGTGAGGTTCTGGGCCGACCGGCCTTTATGCCGGCTCCGGCATTTATAATCCGCACCGTACTTGGCGAATTCGGCAATGTGCTGCTGGACAGCCAGCGCACGATTCCGGATAAACTCTTGAACCACGGGTTTAAGTTTGAATATCCGGACATCAAGTCGGCTATTCAAGCAGTTGTGGCTGGATAA